Proteins encoded together in one Polaribacter reichenbachii window:
- a CDS encoding GNAT family N-acetyltransferase codes for MKTLKGKNLNLRAIEPEDLNFLHTIENNEMFWEVSHTQAPFSRYVLKQYLENAHLDIYETKQLRLVIEESSKKEQVGMIDLFDFNPQHKRAGIGILIHPYYQNKGYASEALSLLINYSFSYLDLHQLYANITSDNEKSLALFKKHNFAEVGLKKDWILSNRKFKDEILFQLIKE; via the coding sequence ATGAAAACGTTAAAAGGCAAAAACCTTAATTTAAGAGCAATAGAACCAGAAGATTTAAATTTTCTACACACTATAGAAAACAATGAAATGTTTTGGGAAGTTAGCCATACTCAAGCTCCTTTTTCTAGATATGTTTTAAAGCAATATTTAGAAAATGCACATTTAGATATTTATGAAACCAAACAACTACGTTTGGTAATTGAAGAATCATCAAAAAAAGAACAAGTAGGTATGATCGATTTGTTCGATTTTAATCCGCAACATAAAAGAGCAGGAATTGGTATTTTAATTCATCCTTATTATCAAAATAAAGGCTATGCTTCTGAAGCTTTATCTCTATTAATCAACTATTCATTTTCTTATTTAGACTTACATCAGCTGTATGCAAATATTACTTCTGATAATGAGAAAAGTTTAGCTTTATTTAAAAAACATAATTTTGCAGAAGTTGGTCTTAAAAAAGATTGGATTTTATCAAACAGAAAGTTTAAAGATGAAATTTTATTTCAATTAATAAAAGAGTAG